One stretch of Roseimicrobium sp. ORNL1 DNA includes these proteins:
- a CDS encoding DUF1553 domain-containing protein, with protein sequence MTYPPKWLAIGACLLSTSLPAHAAKDELPSKLEYNKHIRPILADRCFRCHGADERARKAKLRLDDFEQAVAAKAIAPGDTEHSALVERIFTTDQDEVMPPPDSHLSLSPEERALLKRWVQEGAVYQKHWAFIPPVMPTVPQVEHNGVQPQNPIDAFVLAGLRAHSLQAAPPAEKAAWLRRVTFALTGLPPSPGELETFLADSSPTAREKVVDRLLDSPAYGEHFAKHWMDAARYADSYGRHEDGDMVAWPWRDWVIQAFNSNLPYNRFVEWQTAGDLLPGATVEQRVATAFNRFSPQSNESGSDPLEFRLDQVSDRVRVSGLVFMGLTMECAKCHDHKYDPISQKEYWEMAAMFDNIEENGVYSQYCPKAVPSPSILLPNQAEQVRLGALQWQISAVERELDEIKKRVRPQYDAWVTANGVPGELTSGAWNRVKSWFGSGDIATWKPQAKGRFLFDDAKPKGGKDVVNNANTKKPGRERAKLESIEGPPGRGRAVLLKGDDEITFPGLGEYHKHDRFSFSLWMQLREHRDRAVVISWSRGGLDDGRGYEVLLENEVPSFALMHFHPGNEIRIRAKSPLPLNQWTHVAVSYDGSSRASGLQMWINGEPATTEIVQDNLQKDIIRREEWGDIDRDAIFFALGGRFHDSPLKNCAVDEFHVFNRTLSNGEVRHLAGLHATADDWYDWWLQTKCQEWKDMAHSAMLLRKKQATTANEVLEMMVMQERPNPRPSFVRVRGDYRQPSTEVKPATPAAVLPFPDKLPRNRLGLAQWLTSSEHPLTSRVAVNRLWQVLFGRGLVGTPEDFGTRGEMPTHPELLDWLACTFTQHGWDVKRMVRLMALSETFAQSTRPQEAATMSQDPENKLLARGPHVRLSAEELRDQALVACGLLNPKLGGPSAHPYVPEHFYQESGLQQTYKMDTGENLYRRSLYTFWRRTLPPPDLAAFDAPSREFCVVRREQTTSPAQALMLLNNTQYVEAQRVLAEKLVSAHPDDNQALCEEAFQRFTSRLPSEAETKVMVHLLETELEFFQKNPAEVSALLHGNGQAPVKQNLPPEQVAATTLLVRALMSHDESLHR encoded by the coding sequence ATGACCTATCCGCCCAAGTGGCTTGCGATTGGCGCGTGCCTCTTGAGCACCAGCTTGCCTGCGCACGCGGCGAAGGATGAATTGCCTTCGAAGCTCGAATACAACAAGCACATCCGCCCCATTCTCGCGGACCGGTGCTTTCGCTGCCATGGGGCCGATGAGCGGGCGCGCAAAGCCAAACTGCGACTGGACGACTTTGAGCAGGCGGTAGCGGCGAAGGCCATCGCTCCAGGAGACACGGAGCACAGCGCACTCGTGGAGCGCATCTTCACCACGGATCAAGATGAGGTGATGCCTCCTCCGGACTCGCACCTGTCCTTGAGCCCCGAGGAGAGGGCTCTGCTAAAACGATGGGTGCAAGAAGGGGCGGTGTACCAGAAGCACTGGGCCTTCATCCCGCCGGTGATGCCCACCGTGCCCCAAGTGGAGCACAACGGCGTGCAGCCGCAGAATCCCATTGATGCATTCGTGCTAGCCGGGCTCAGAGCCCACTCACTGCAGGCAGCGCCGCCAGCCGAAAAGGCTGCATGGTTGCGCCGGGTCACCTTTGCCCTGACCGGTCTGCCGCCAAGCCCTGGGGAACTGGAGACGTTCCTCGCGGATTCCTCCCCCACAGCCCGTGAGAAGGTGGTGGATCGCCTGCTGGATTCGCCAGCGTATGGCGAGCACTTCGCGAAGCACTGGATGGATGCCGCGAGGTACGCCGACAGCTATGGCCGACATGAGGACGGCGACATGGTGGCGTGGCCGTGGCGCGACTGGGTGATACAGGCCTTCAATTCCAATCTGCCCTACAACCGCTTCGTGGAATGGCAGACAGCGGGAGACCTCCTGCCTGGAGCCACGGTGGAGCAGCGCGTAGCCACGGCCTTCAACCGCTTCTCCCCGCAGTCCAACGAGAGCGGCAGCGACCCGCTGGAGTTTCGCCTGGATCAGGTGAGCGACCGCGTGCGCGTGAGCGGCCTCGTCTTCATGGGACTCACCATGGAGTGCGCGAAGTGCCACGACCACAAGTACGATCCGATCTCGCAAAAGGAGTACTGGGAGATGGCGGCGATGTTCGACAACATCGAGGAAAACGGCGTTTACTCACAATACTGCCCGAAGGCGGTGCCCTCACCCTCCATCCTGCTGCCGAATCAGGCAGAGCAAGTGCGCCTCGGCGCCCTGCAGTGGCAGATCTCGGCCGTAGAACGTGAGCTCGATGAAATCAAGAAGCGTGTGCGGCCGCAATACGATGCGTGGGTCACGGCCAATGGAGTGCCGGGTGAACTGACCTCGGGTGCCTGGAACCGTGTGAAATCCTGGTTCGGCAGTGGCGATATCGCCACCTGGAAACCGCAGGCCAAGGGCCGGTTCCTCTTCGATGACGCGAAACCCAAGGGCGGCAAGGACGTCGTCAACAACGCGAACACCAAGAAACCCGGACGCGAACGTGCCAAGCTGGAATCCATCGAGGGGCCTCCGGGACGGGGACGCGCGGTGCTGCTGAAGGGTGATGATGAAATCACGTTCCCGGGACTGGGCGAGTATCACAAGCATGACCGCTTCAGCTTCTCGCTGTGGATGCAGCTTCGGGAGCATCGCGACCGCGCGGTGGTGATTTCCTGGTCACGCGGTGGCCTGGATGACGGACGTGGCTACGAGGTGCTGCTGGAGAACGAAGTTCCTTCCTTTGCCCTGATGCATTTCCATCCCGGCAATGAAATTCGCATCCGTGCCAAGTCCCCGCTGCCGCTGAATCAGTGGACCCATGTGGCGGTGAGCTACGACGGCAGCAGCCGGGCCTCAGGTCTGCAGATGTGGATCAATGGCGAGCCGGCGACCACAGAAATCGTGCAGGACAATCTGCAGAAGGACATCATACGGCGCGAGGAATGGGGCGACATTGATCGGGATGCCATCTTCTTTGCCCTGGGCGGCAGGTTCCATGATTCACCGCTGAAGAACTGCGCGGTGGATGAATTCCATGTCTTCAACCGGACCTTGAGCAATGGCGAGGTGAGACATCTGGCAGGTCTCCATGCCACGGCGGATGACTGGTACGACTGGTGGCTGCAGACGAAGTGCCAGGAGTGGAAGGACATGGCGCACTCAGCCATGCTGCTGCGGAAAAAGCAGGCTACCACCGCGAACGAGGTGCTGGAGATGATGGTAATGCAGGAGCGGCCCAACCCACGCCCCAGCTTCGTACGTGTGCGTGGTGACTACCGCCAGCCCTCCACCGAGGTGAAGCCCGCCACTCCGGCTGCGGTTCTCCCCTTCCCTGACAAGCTGCCCCGCAACCGTCTTGGGCTCGCCCAGTGGCTGACGAGTTCGGAGCATCCACTCACCAGCCGCGTGGCGGTGAATCGCCTGTGGCAGGTGTTGTTTGGCCGCGGACTGGTGGGGACACCGGAAGACTTCGGCACGCGGGGCGAGATGCCCACACATCCCGAGTTGCTGGACTGGCTGGCCTGCACCTTCACCCAGCACGGCTGGGACGTGAAGCGCATGGTGCGCCTCATGGCGCTCAGTGAAACCTTCGCCCAGAGCACGCGTCCCCAGGAGGCGGCAACGATGTCCCAGGACCCTGAGAACAAACTGCTGGCTCGTGGTCCGCATGTGCGTCTCAGTGCCGAGGAATTGCGCGACCAGGCTCTCGTGGCGTGTGGATTGCTGAATCCCAAGTTGGGAGGTCCCAGCGCCCATCCGTATGTACCGGAGCATTTCTACCAGGAGTCCGGTCTCCAGCAGACCTACAAGATGGATACTGGCGAGAACCTGTACCGCCGCAGCCTCTACACCTTCTGGCGTCGCACGCTGCCACCGCCGGACCTTGCGGCGTTTGATGCGCCATCACGCGAGTTCTGCGTGGTGCGCCGTGAGCAGACCACGTCGCCAGCGCAGGCGCTGATGCTGCTGAACAACACACAGTATGTGGAGGCCCAGCGCGTGCTGGCAGAGAAACTTGTGAGCGCACACCCGGACGACAACCAGGCACTCTGTGAAGAGGCCTTCCAGCGCTTCACTTCACGTCTGCCCTCCGAAGCGGAGACGAAGGTCATGGTGCACCTGCTGGAAACGGAACTGGAGTTTTTCCAAAAGAATCCCGCTGAGGTCTCCGCCCTGCTGCATGGAAACGGGCAGGCGCCCGTGAAACAGAATCTTCCTCCCGAACAAGTGGCCGCCACCACGCTGCTGGTGCGCGCACTCATGAGTCACGACGAATCCCTGCACCGCTGA
- a CDS encoding MBL fold metallo-hydrolase — MTFRSLLRRKEIGANSYLIEAGGSRIILDAGAHPREKGLDSLPNHSAVPYNSADAIIITHAHHDHIGSLPVLQRQQPKTPVFMTEATGELTAGMLHNSVNVMSSQRDELQIHEYPLFTHKEIDGIVSQWDYRDLRKPFMLPGTDVECTFYDAGHIMGSVGVRLRHGGKTLFYSGDVNFESQTITKGADFPTEGIDALIIETTRGDYQRPEDFSRRGEKERLGKAIRETFEVNGAVLIPVFALGKSQEVLVMMHELVEMELIPPAPVVIGGLSTKVTVMYDQYAHKTRRNYEGFRILQDMRTLVAPRKRKKELTYNPQTIYALSSGMMSEGTTSNQFARQFLPNARNTVAFVGYTDPETPGYRVRNAKPGEPVVLDPKLPAVEVHCRVESYDFSAHSTRESIVDYVKQVAPAKVLLVHGDPPAQAWFQQTLARELPQSSEVMAPEGGQQIQLW; from the coding sequence ATGACTTTTCGCAGTTTGCTGCGCCGCAAGGAAATCGGCGCAAACTCCTACCTCATCGAAGCCGGCGGCAGCCGCATCATTCTGGATGCCGGAGCGCATCCCCGTGAGAAGGGCCTGGACTCATTGCCGAACCACAGCGCCGTGCCGTACAACAGTGCGGACGCCATCATCATCACCCACGCGCACCATGACCACATCGGCTCGCTGCCGGTGCTCCAGCGCCAGCAGCCGAAGACGCCCGTCTTCATGACCGAGGCCACCGGCGAGCTCACCGCCGGCATGCTGCACAATTCGGTAAACGTGATGTCCAGCCAGCGCGATGAGCTGCAGATCCACGAGTACCCGCTTTTCACGCACAAGGAAATCGACGGCATCGTCTCCCAGTGGGACTACCGCGACCTGCGCAAGCCCTTCATGCTCCCGGGCACCGATGTGGAGTGCACGTTCTACGATGCGGGTCACATCATGGGCTCCGTGGGCGTGCGTCTGCGGCACGGGGGCAAGACGCTCTTCTACTCCGGCGACGTCAATTTCGAATCCCAGACCATCACGAAAGGCGCGGACTTCCCCACGGAAGGCATCGATGCACTCATCATCGAGACCACGCGTGGCGACTACCAGCGACCCGAGGACTTCTCCCGGCGCGGTGAAAAGGAGCGCCTGGGCAAAGCGATCCGTGAGACGTTCGAGGTCAATGGCGCGGTGCTCATTCCCGTCTTCGCCCTGGGTAAATCCCAGGAAGTGCTCGTGATGATGCATGAGCTGGTGGAGATGGAGCTCATCCCACCCGCGCCCGTGGTCATCGGTGGCCTGAGCACGAAGGTCACCGTGATGTATGACCAGTACGCGCACAAGACCCGGCGCAACTACGAGGGCTTCCGCATTCTGCAAGACATGCGCACCCTCGTCGCCCCGCGCAAGCGCAAGAAGGAACTGACCTACAACCCGCAGACCATCTATGCCCTCTCCAGTGGCATGATGAGCGAAGGCACCACGTCCAACCAGTTCGCCCGCCAGTTCCTGCCCAACGCGCGCAACACCGTGGCCTTCGTCGGCTACACGGACCCGGAAACTCCCGGCTACCGTGTGAGGAATGCCAAGCCCGGAGAGCCCGTGGTCCTTGACCCCAAGCTCCCCGCCGTGGAAGTGCATTGCCGTGTCGAAAGCTACGACTTCAGCGCGCATTCCACCCGCGAATCCATCGTGGACTACGTGAAGCAGGTTGCACCTGCCAAGGTGCTCCTCGTGCACGGCGACCCACCCGCCCAGGCCTGGTTCCAGCAGACGTTGGCCCGCGAACTTCCCCAGTCGTCAGAAGTGATGGCTCCGGAAGGCGGCCAGCAGATTCAGCTGTGGTAG
- a CDS encoding Amuc_1098 family type IV pilus outer membrane protein — protein MSILHAGPAGAGTATSSVAEREVARRAALLQQAKTYIAEAAVLESKGDYADAASHYREAWNLLPNAPMAATLRAEARDGYSRTAVQHARKLAKEAHYKEARALLATVLAPDFNPGYADAVRLEKELDDPDRYEPALTPGHLAKVAEVEDALRKGWSFLNLGNYDKANDTFKEALRIDPYNKAARRGMEQAEQYRAQYFDVARDHTRAKMLATVDAQWEDAVPADLSKLFGTAGQLGVMGGTRESNLLKLRTFMVPIVELQGAGLEEVIEFLRIRSRELDPQKKGVDFVLKVSPEIANKPVSLNMVGVPLEEVLRYATEMTGTIYRVDEYAVTITSRAERSDTLISRSYRVPPDFLQNAPAGDVGAAPANPFDPKPAGGGTGLTIRRMGVREFLEQRGVKFPEGAGASYSPATNILSVRNTEENLVLVDTMVDELSNAVPKQVEIQVRMIEVNQTHFNELGFDWMLGQFNLPGTERVFASGGTGGNQRSGAFTSADFSTTYPGSGGLPVGVNPVTAGLRSSGAILGTPSIDGLIGQQQSVGLDSRSPGTFAITGVFTDPSFQMVLRAIHQSKGIDFMAAPSVVTKSGQRSRISVSREFIYPTEFDPPQIPQTLSALFIYDALTGFLIDVGMPPVVPVTPSTPTAFEMREVGVTMEVEPVVGPDNRTVELNLVPSLTEFEGFINYGEPITLAGQNVPPNTVATPNDILQPVFRSNKISTNVTVYDGSTVVLGGVMYEKRQDINDKVPIIGNIPIVGRAFQSQLDQVEKKNVLFYVTVKILDPGGNRVTPEAAPLDAAAAEATVAR, from the coding sequence ATGTCCATTCTCCACGCTGGTCCGGCGGGCGCCGGGACCGCCACATCCTCTGTGGCCGAGAGAGAGGTGGCACGCCGTGCCGCCTTGTTGCAACAGGCGAAGACCTACATCGCGGAAGCCGCTGTCCTTGAGAGCAAAGGCGACTACGCAGATGCCGCCTCCCATTATCGCGAGGCTTGGAATCTCCTTCCCAATGCGCCCATGGCGGCCACGCTGCGTGCCGAAGCCCGGGATGGCTACTCCCGCACCGCCGTGCAGCATGCCCGGAAGCTGGCCAAAGAAGCGCACTATAAGGAAGCACGCGCGCTGCTCGCGACCGTGCTCGCCCCGGATTTCAACCCTGGCTACGCCGATGCGGTACGCCTTGAGAAAGAGCTGGATGACCCGGACCGGTACGAGCCCGCCCTCACTCCTGGGCACCTCGCCAAGGTGGCCGAGGTAGAAGACGCCCTGCGCAAGGGCTGGAGCTTCCTGAATCTGGGCAACTACGACAAGGCCAACGATACCTTTAAAGAGGCGCTGAGAATCGACCCCTACAACAAGGCCGCTCGCAGAGGCATGGAGCAGGCCGAGCAGTACCGGGCTCAGTACTTCGATGTCGCTCGCGACCACACCCGGGCGAAGATGCTGGCCACCGTGGATGCCCAGTGGGAGGACGCGGTTCCTGCGGATCTCTCAAAGCTGTTTGGCACAGCAGGCCAGCTCGGCGTCATGGGCGGCACGCGTGAATCCAATCTCCTGAAGCTGCGCACTTTCATGGTGCCTATCGTAGAGCTTCAGGGAGCTGGCCTTGAGGAGGTCATCGAGTTCCTGCGCATCCGCAGCCGGGAGCTCGATCCCCAGAAGAAGGGCGTGGACTTCGTACTGAAGGTCTCCCCGGAAATCGCCAACAAGCCCGTGTCCCTCAATATGGTAGGGGTGCCGCTCGAGGAGGTGCTCCGGTACGCCACAGAAATGACCGGCACCATCTACCGGGTGGATGAGTACGCCGTGACCATCACCTCCCGCGCGGAGCGGTCGGATACCCTCATCTCCCGCAGCTACCGCGTGCCGCCGGATTTCCTCCAGAATGCTCCTGCCGGTGATGTGGGCGCCGCACCTGCCAATCCTTTCGACCCCAAGCCCGCAGGTGGCGGCACCGGATTGACCATCCGCCGCATGGGTGTCCGTGAGTTCCTTGAGCAGCGCGGGGTGAAGTTCCCCGAAGGTGCCGGAGCCTCTTACAGCCCTGCCACCAACATCCTTTCCGTCCGCAACACGGAAGAGAACCTGGTCTTGGTGGACACCATGGTGGATGAACTATCCAACGCCGTGCCCAAGCAGGTGGAGATTCAGGTGCGGATGATTGAGGTCAATCAGACCCACTTCAATGAGCTGGGCTTTGACTGGATGCTCGGTCAGTTCAATCTCCCCGGCACCGAACGAGTCTTCGCCAGCGGCGGTACGGGCGGCAACCAGCGCAGCGGCGCTTTCACCTCGGCTGACTTCAGCACGACTTATCCTGGCTCAGGTGGCCTCCCCGTGGGGGTAAACCCTGTCACCGCCGGCCTGCGCAGTTCCGGTGCCATTCTTGGAACACCCTCCATCGACGGCCTGATTGGCCAGCAGCAGTCGGTAGGCCTGGACTCCCGCTCGCCCGGCACCTTTGCCATCACCGGGGTGTTCACCGACCCGTCGTTCCAGATGGTGTTGCGCGCGATTCACCAGAGCAAGGGCATCGACTTCATGGCAGCTCCCAGCGTGGTGACCAAGAGTGGCCAGCGCTCCCGCATCTCGGTTTCGCGTGAGTTCATCTATCCCACCGAGTTCGACCCGCCCCAGATTCCGCAGACTCTCTCGGCCCTGTTCATCTACGACGCACTGACCGGCTTTCTCATCGACGTGGGCATGCCGCCAGTGGTACCGGTAACTCCCTCGACGCCAACGGCCTTCGAAATGCGCGAAGTGGGCGTGACCATGGAGGTGGAACCCGTGGTGGGACCGGACAATCGTACCGTGGAACTCAACCTCGTGCCCAGCCTGACCGAGTTTGAAGGGTTCATCAATTACGGCGAACCGATCACCCTGGCCGGACAAAACGTGCCGCCAAACACCGTCGCCACCCCCAACGACATCCTGCAGCCTGTCTTCCGCTCCAACAAGATCTCCACCAATGTTACGGTGTATGACGGCTCGACCGTGGTGCTCGGCGGCGTGATGTACGAGAAACGCCAGGACATCAACGACAAGGTGCCCATCATCGGGAACATCCCCATCGTGGGCCGCGCCTTCCAAAGCCAGCTCGACCAGGTGGAAAAGAAGAACGTTCTCTTCTACGTGACCGTCAAAATCCTCGATCCCGGCGGCAATCGCGTAACTCCGGAAGCTGCACCTCTGGATGCGGCAGCGGCGGAAGCGACGGTGGCGCGGTAG
- a CDS encoding DUF1501 domain-containing protein — translation MIGSYTSRRQLLSRLGLGFGGMAFSSLLAGPSAEGNTAPVTGGGALPGLPHFAPQAKRVIFLFMSGGPSHVDSFDYKPELQKLQGKSLPDSFRKGRQSLPGMSGNQTLFQLKGSSHPFTRCGQSGAWVSNAFPHLARVADDLCFVKSMVSESVNHDPAITFIQTGSPIAGRPSAGSWIQYGLGRENENLPAFIVLISRRSVDQPLSSKLWGSGFLPARYDGVQLRASKDPVLYLSDPPGIPREANRRMLDGLKELQSVQPDAALSADADARWESYEMAFRMQTAIPEVMDLSKEQSHVFDLYGPDSRTPGTFASNCLQARRLAERGVRFIQLFHPGWDQHSNMEHDFPITSREVDQASAALITDLKERGMLKDTLVVWGGEFGRTPYMQGRVGKGDKGGRDHHPNCFTFWMAGGGIKPGITYGESDELGYHVAQNKVHVHDFHATMLHLLGINHERFTYHFQGRDFRLTDVSGNVVKEILSKGASHGV, via the coding sequence ATGATTGGTTCCTACACCTCGCGTCGCCAACTCCTCAGCCGCCTGGGCCTGGGGTTCGGCGGCATGGCCTTCTCCAGCCTGCTCGCGGGCCCTTCCGCCGAGGGAAATACTGCACCGGTGACAGGCGGCGGTGCGCTCCCCGGTCTTCCGCATTTCGCGCCCCAGGCGAAGCGTGTCATCTTTCTCTTCATGAGCGGCGGTCCGTCTCATGTGGACAGCTTCGACTACAAGCCCGAGCTGCAGAAGCTCCAGGGGAAAAGCCTTCCCGACTCTTTCCGCAAGGGCCGCCAGTCGCTGCCCGGCATGTCCGGAAACCAGACGCTTTTCCAGTTGAAGGGTTCTTCCCATCCCTTCACGCGGTGCGGGCAGAGCGGCGCCTGGGTGAGCAATGCGTTCCCCCACCTCGCGCGTGTCGCGGATGACCTGTGCTTTGTGAAGTCCATGGTGTCGGAGTCGGTGAATCACGATCCGGCCATCACCTTCATCCAGACGGGTTCTCCCATTGCGGGGCGTCCCAGTGCCGGCTCGTGGATCCAGTATGGGCTGGGACGTGAGAATGAGAACCTGCCCGCCTTCATTGTGCTCATCTCGCGTCGCTCGGTGGACCAGCCCCTGAGCAGCAAGCTGTGGGGCAGCGGTTTCCTTCCTGCCAGATACGACGGCGTGCAACTTCGCGCCTCGAAGGACCCGGTGCTCTACTTGAGTGACCCTCCCGGAATCCCCCGTGAAGCCAACCGGCGCATGCTGGATGGGTTGAAGGAACTGCAGTCCGTGCAGCCGGATGCCGCCCTGAGCGCGGATGCGGATGCCCGCTGGGAATCCTACGAGATGGCCTTCCGCATGCAGACGGCCATTCCCGAGGTGATGGACCTAAGCAAGGAGCAATCCCATGTCTTTGACCTGTACGGTCCGGATTCACGCACTCCGGGTACCTTCGCCTCGAACTGCCTGCAGGCGCGACGCCTCGCCGAGCGCGGGGTGCGGTTCATCCAGCTTTTCCATCCCGGCTGGGACCAGCACAGCAACATGGAGCACGACTTCCCCATCACCTCGCGTGAAGTGGACCAGGCCAGTGCCGCACTCATCACGGATCTGAAGGAACGCGGCATGCTCAAGGACACCCTCGTGGTGTGGGGCGGCGAATTTGGCCGCACCCCCTACATGCAGGGGCGTGTAGGCAAGGGCGACAAGGGGGGGCGCGATCATCACCCGAATTGCTTCACCTTCTGGATGGCGGGAGGCGGTATCAAACCCGGAATCACCTATGGTGAATCCGATGAACTCGGATATCACGTGGCACAAAATAAGGTGCATGTTCATGATTTCCATGCAACCATGCTGCACCTCCTGGGCATCAATCACGAACGCTTTACCTACCATTTCCAGGGCCGTGACTTCCGACTCACCGATGTCTCCGGAAACGTGGTGAAGGAGATCCTCAGCAAAGGCGCCAGTCACGGAGTCTGA
- a CDS encoding CHASE2 domain-containing protein has protein sequence MKARVITFAVLLTAALVGHVVGLRLSPEYRARVHEYEQGFLDFLVANSQDSFAKAVPETSSEVVFIDFREEDKAEFEAWPPAPLDYIMLLKKLSPAEPSVLAFTEPLRWEGANAEFIQQLRVALLPVPSLILGFDVSTEAIEMSPEQKEFLERGMPSFNEEGAGNPAAATASFKSITRLPDKVLRIGTEEMGIARVSSAAPAPATEGDKDKDRDKKQSAGSASFPFVANDGTHLVPSLAAQAVSRFRRMASSELSLRFGQGARLSLSDAHIVPLEEGGTMKLLKKPSVPTLDALGLFDPLADEPTLAATAQTLGKGKVLVIGTGAVAASQAQAIAQALAVPQLHRAPVWGDWAFAGAVALFSLWQFHRGRIKALLAGVLLAALAAIVCMLTFQSSLWWWSPASATVVLATTTLFCFLWPYRKVIPVDEVGKDAPAVAEGSAAV, from the coding sequence ATGAAAGCACGCGTCATCACCTTTGCTGTCCTGCTCACGGCGGCCTTGGTGGGGCATGTCGTGGGACTGCGCCTGTCGCCGGAATATCGGGCGCGTGTCCACGAGTATGAGCAGGGCTTCCTGGATTTCCTCGTGGCAAATTCGCAGGACAGCTTTGCGAAGGCCGTGCCGGAAACTTCGTCGGAGGTGGTCTTCATCGATTTCCGCGAGGAGGACAAGGCGGAGTTCGAAGCGTGGCCGCCGGCGCCTCTGGACTACATCATGCTCCTGAAGAAGCTCTCACCCGCGGAGCCCAGCGTGCTGGCCTTTACGGAGCCACTCCGGTGGGAGGGGGCTAACGCGGAATTCATCCAGCAGCTTCGAGTCGCGCTGCTTCCGGTGCCTTCGCTGATTCTCGGGTTCGATGTTTCCACGGAGGCCATCGAGATGTCCCCTGAGCAGAAGGAATTTTTGGAGCGCGGCATGCCCTCCTTCAACGAGGAAGGCGCGGGCAATCCCGCAGCAGCGACCGCCTCCTTCAAGAGTATCACCCGCCTTCCGGACAAGGTCTTGCGCATCGGCACTGAGGAGATGGGCATTGCGCGCGTGTCTTCGGCTGCACCTGCACCTGCGACCGAGGGAGACAAGGACAAGGACAGGGACAAGAAGCAGAGCGCTGGGTCAGCATCATTCCCCTTTGTTGCCAATGATGGCACCCACCTCGTACCCTCGCTTGCGGCACAGGCGGTTTCACGTTTCCGCCGCATGGCGTCTTCTGAATTGAGCCTTCGTTTTGGCCAGGGAGCCCGCCTCAGTCTCAGTGATGCCCACATCGTGCCGCTGGAGGAAGGCGGGACCATGAAGCTGCTGAAGAAACCCTCCGTACCCACGCTGGATGCCCTTGGGCTCTTCGACCCACTGGCGGATGAGCCCACCCTCGCGGCCACGGCGCAGACCCTGGGCAAGGGGAAGGTACTGGTGATTGGTACGGGAGCCGTGGCTGCGTCGCAGGCCCAGGCCATCGCACAGGCGCTTGCGGTGCCGCAGTTGCACCGCGCTCCGGTGTGGGGTGACTGGGCGTTTGCCGGCGCTGTGGCGCTCTTCTCGCTGTGGCAGTTTCACCGGGGGCGTATCAAGGCCCTGCTGGCCGGCGTGCTCCTCGCAGCCCTGGCCGCCATCGTGTGCATGCTCACCTTCCAGTCCTCCCTCTGGTGGTGGTCCCCCGCTTCCGCCACCGTGGTGCTCGCCACGACCACGCTCTTCTGCTTCCTCTGGCCGTATCGGAAGGTCATTCCTGTGGATGAGGTCGGGAAGGATGCACCTGCCGTGGCTGAGGGTTCGGCGGCAGTGTAG